The Elusimicrobiota bacterium genome contains a region encoding:
- a CDS encoding VWA domain-containing protein, with product MKRNALSALLVLGLAAPASSQQLIAWPIGAANAALRAFLPGMPMPHPFLPGPGPRTLPQPVPMPGPRPAPVLPPDASPVTMAAYHVEGTITDQVAELSYRIVFRNPTDRRLEGVLMVPLPADASLSGFSMVIGGKETKGELLEATQASSIYQSIVSRAIDPGLLELIGERMFRAKVFPIEPRGEIVATLKMTQTLAKNGGLVSLSVPMRSARFTQGEGGRASARIAVKTTRPLRTILSSNADTRIVREGEHGATISYEEGSAGPQDLALTFSMREDPLAAGVLAYRESGEDGTFLLTLSPKIEAEAKAAPKAVVFVVDRSGSMTEGGKMEQARKALTWCVDRLNPQDRFGVVDFATDWSALEEGTLLAATPENKARAKRYIERIEAAGGTNIEAGLDQGLKLLNTAGGVTPMLFFLTDGVPTIGQTDPGALLRKAAQDNAALRARVFSFGVGSDVNTLLLDKLAEAGRGARDYVAPNEDIEAKLSSLYQKVSRPALTDVKIEWNGVEVDQVFPRPVPDLFHGGELALYGRFRSGGKGTLIVTGKAGGKPARFEFPVELPAENSRHAFLPRLWAAQKIGHELDLIRLSGRPADPEVVSSIVRLAKKHGIVTPYTSFLVTEEGADLGRVQNAARRRFDALSANAARSGFMGGPGAAAEAQSDSMVFGAMKGAVPSVAAVRGAGGKAGSFDGAPSSTLMLAKLEKDAREENKSKGFASVETRTIGGKTFYKRGEVWVDADAEAPEASSRRTVAVAARSAAYFDLLSKDPGLARYFALGSEVTVLHRGLVYKVSAK from the coding sequence CAACGCCGCGCTGCGCGCCTTCCTGCCCGGCATGCCGATGCCGCACCCGTTCCTGCCGGGCCCCGGCCCGCGGACGCTCCCGCAGCCGGTGCCCATGCCCGGCCCCCGCCCGGCGCCGGTCCTTCCTCCCGACGCCTCGCCCGTGACGATGGCGGCCTATCACGTCGAGGGCACGATCACCGACCAGGTGGCGGAGTTGTCCTATCGCATCGTCTTCCGCAACCCCACCGACCGGCGCCTGGAGGGCGTGCTGATGGTGCCGCTGCCGGCCGACGCCTCGCTGTCCGGCTTCTCGATGGTGATCGGCGGCAAAGAGACGAAGGGCGAGCTCCTCGAGGCGACCCAGGCTTCCTCGATCTACCAGAGCATCGTCAGCCGCGCCATCGACCCCGGCCTGCTCGAGCTCATCGGCGAGCGCATGTTCCGCGCGAAGGTGTTCCCGATCGAGCCCCGCGGCGAGATCGTCGCGACGCTCAAGATGACGCAGACGCTGGCCAAGAACGGCGGCCTCGTCTCGCTGTCGGTGCCGATGCGCTCGGCCCGCTTCACGCAGGGCGAGGGCGGACGGGCCTCGGCGCGGATCGCGGTGAAGACCACCCGCCCCCTTCGCACGATTCTTTCATCAAACGCTGACACCCGCATCGTCCGCGAGGGCGAGCATGGCGCGACGATCAGCTATGAGGAGGGCTCGGCCGGCCCGCAGGACCTGGCGCTGACGTTCTCGATGCGCGAGGACCCGCTCGCCGCCGGCGTGCTCGCCTACCGCGAGAGCGGCGAGGACGGCACCTTCCTGCTCACGCTGTCGCCGAAGATCGAGGCCGAGGCCAAGGCCGCGCCGAAGGCCGTCGTGTTCGTCGTGGATCGCTCCGGCTCGATGACGGAGGGCGGCAAGATGGAGCAGGCCCGGAAAGCGCTGACCTGGTGCGTCGACCGTCTCAATCCCCAGGACCGCTTCGGCGTCGTGGACTTCGCGACCGACTGGAGCGCGCTCGAAGAAGGGACCCTGCTCGCCGCGACGCCCGAGAACAAGGCCCGGGCCAAGCGCTACATCGAGCGCATCGAGGCGGCCGGCGGGACCAACATCGAGGCCGGGCTCGACCAGGGACTCAAGCTCCTCAACACGGCCGGAGGCGTCACGCCGATGCTGTTCTTCCTGACCGACGGCGTGCCGACGATCGGGCAGACCGACCCGGGTGCGCTGCTGCGCAAGGCCGCTCAGGACAACGCGGCCCTGCGCGCCCGCGTCTTCTCCTTCGGCGTGGGCTCGGACGTGAACACCTTGCTCCTCGATAAGCTGGCCGAAGCCGGCCGCGGGGCACGCGATTACGTGGCTCCCAACGAGGACATCGAGGCCAAGCTCTCGTCCCTCTATCAGAAGGTCTCCCGTCCGGCGCTGACGGACGTGAAGATCGAGTGGAACGGCGTCGAGGTCGACCAGGTCTTCCCGCGGCCGGTGCCCGACCTGTTCCACGGCGGCGAGCTGGCGCTGTACGGCCGCTTCCGCTCCGGCGGCAAAGGGACCCTGATCGTCACGGGCAAAGCGGGCGGCAAACCCGCGCGCTTCGAGTTCCCGGTGGAGCTGCCGGCGGAGAACTCCCGGCACGCGTTCTTGCCGCGGCTGTGGGCCGCGCAGAAGATCGGCCACGAGCTCGACCTGATCCGCCTCTCCGGCCGCCCGGCGGACCCGGAGGTGGTGTCGTCCATCGTGCGGCTCGCCAAGAAGCACGGCATCGTGACGCCTTACACCTCGTTCCTCGTCACCGAGGAAGGCGCCGACCTCGGCCGGGTCCAGAACGCGGCCCGCCGGCGGTTCGACGCCCTGTCGGCGAACGCGGCCCGCAGCGGCTTCATGGGCGGGCCGGGAGCCGCGGCGGAGGCGCAGTCCGACTCGATGGTCTTCGGCGCGATGAAAGGCGCAGTCCCGTCGGTCGCCGCCGTGCGCGGCGCGGGAGGCAAGGCCGGCTCGTTCGACGGCGCGCCGTCATCGACGCTGATGCTGGCCAAGCTCGAGAAGGACGCCCGCGAGGAGAACAAGAGCAAAGGCTTCGCCTCGGTCGAGACGCGCACGATCGGCGGCAAGACCTTCTACAAGCGCGGCGAGGTCTGGGTGGACGCGGACGCCGAGGCGCCGGAGGCCTCGTCGCGGCGCACGGTGGCGGTGGCGGCGCGCAGCGCCGCGTATTTCGACCTTCTCTCGAAGGATCCCGGGCTGGCGCGCTACTTCGCGCTCGGCTCCGAGGTGACGGTGCTGCACCGCGGGCTCGTCTACAAGGTCAGCGCGAAGTAA
- a CDS encoding M1 family metallopeptidase, with protein sequence MARVDPHSCFDDAQPRTRNWRLRLRADFERKVLRGEATLLFARPAAGTLDLDTKGLSVESAVTDGGAPAPFALGPEEPILGRRLRLELPANTNSVTLTYETSPAAVGLQWLSPEQTEGKRLPFLFSQCQAIHARTVLPCQDSAIARVAYEAEITVPEGLTAVMSAGPAGDGPAEAGWRTFKFRMPQPIPSYLFALAVGELEGRDLSHRCRVWAEPATIAAAAWEFADTEPMIARAEALFGPYDWDRYDMLVLPPSFPYGGMENPRMTFLTPTLLAGDRSLVDVVAHELAHSWTGNLVSNATAEHFWLNEGFTVWAERRILKALRGEEAAGLAWGIGQRELEEALERFRDKPELTRLRTHLKGVDPDDAFSVVPYEKGARFVVALERAAGEAEFDRFVKSYMKRFRFQSVTTEQFCALVESAFPGLLAEVDAPAWLDRPGLPENAPRFVSARLEELTALARSWKEGRRPDAAETAEWRPDEILLFLQKLPRELGREDCAQLDAALKLTGRGNYEILTAWLCLAAANGYEPAFEPARRMLARVGRMKYVRPLYQALGKTAPGRAVAREVFARAAPTYHALTRRAAESVMSQYPA encoded by the coding sequence ATGGCCCGCGTCGACCCCCACTCCTGTTTCGACGACGCCCAGCCCCGCACGAGAAACTGGCGTCTTCGCCTGCGGGCGGACTTCGAACGGAAGGTCCTTCGCGGCGAGGCGACCCTGCTCTTCGCGCGGCCCGCGGCGGGGACTCTCGATCTCGACACGAAGGGCTTGAGCGTCGAGAGCGCCGTCACGGACGGCGGCGCGCCGGCGCCCTTCGCGCTCGGTCCGGAGGAGCCCATCCTCGGCCGCCGCCTTCGCCTCGAGCTTCCCGCGAACACGAACTCCGTGACCTTGACCTACGAGACGAGCCCCGCGGCCGTCGGCCTGCAGTGGCTGTCGCCCGAGCAGACGGAGGGAAAGAGACTCCCGTTCCTGTTCAGCCAATGCCAGGCCATCCACGCGCGCACCGTGCTGCCCTGCCAGGACAGCGCTATCGCGCGCGTGGCCTACGAGGCCGAGATCACCGTTCCCGAAGGCCTGACCGCCGTGATGAGCGCGGGGCCCGCCGGCGACGGCCCCGCGGAGGCCGGCTGGCGGACCTTCAAGTTCCGCATGCCCCAGCCGATCCCGAGCTACCTGTTCGCGCTCGCCGTCGGCGAACTGGAGGGCCGGGATCTCTCGCACCGCTGCCGGGTCTGGGCGGAGCCCGCGACCATCGCCGCCGCCGCGTGGGAGTTCGCCGACACCGAGCCGATGATCGCGCGCGCCGAGGCCCTGTTCGGCCCCTACGACTGGGACCGCTACGACATGCTCGTCCTCCCTCCGTCGTTCCCGTACGGCGGGATGGAGAACCCGCGCATGACCTTCCTGACGCCCACCTTGCTGGCGGGCGACCGCAGCCTCGTCGACGTCGTGGCGCACGAGCTGGCCCACAGCTGGACCGGCAACCTCGTGTCGAACGCGACGGCCGAGCACTTCTGGCTCAACGAGGGCTTCACGGTGTGGGCCGAGCGGAGGATCCTCAAGGCGCTGCGCGGAGAGGAGGCCGCCGGGCTCGCCTGGGGCATCGGCCAGCGCGAGCTCGAGGAGGCGCTCGAGCGCTTCCGGGACAAGCCCGAGCTGACGCGCCTGCGCACTCATCTCAAGGGCGTGGATCCCGACGACGCCTTCAGCGTCGTGCCCTACGAGAAAGGCGCGCGCTTCGTCGTCGCCCTCGAGCGCGCCGCCGGCGAGGCCGAGTTCGACCGCTTCGTGAAGTCGTACATGAAGCGCTTCCGCTTCCAGAGCGTCACCACCGAGCAGTTCTGCGCTCTCGTCGAATCGGCCTTCCCCGGCCTCCTGGCCGAGGTGGACGCCCCCGCCTGGCTCGACCGGCCCGGCCTGCCCGAGAACGCCCCGCGCTTCGTTTCCGCCCGACTCGAGGAGCTGACCGCGCTCGCCCGCTCGTGGAAGGAGGGACGCCGACCCGACGCGGCGGAAACGGCCGAGTGGCGCCCCGACGAGATCCTCCTCTTCCTTCAGAAACTGCCGCGCGAGCTCGGCCGCGAGGACTGCGCCCAGCTCGACGCCGCGCTGAAGCTGACCGGCCGCGGGAACTACGAGATCCTCACGGCGTGGCTGTGCCTCGCCGCCGCCAACGGCTACGAGCCCGCCTTCGAGCCCGCGCGCCGGATGCTGGCGCGGGTCGGACGCATGAAGTACGTGCGGCCGCTGTATCAGGCTCTGGGCAAAACCGCGCCCGGACGCGCCGTCGCCCGGGAGGTCTTCGCCCGCGCCGCGCCGACCTATCACGCCCTGACGCGCCGCGCGGCCGAGTCGGTCATGTCTCAGTACCCCGCCTGA